One genomic window of Luteitalea pratensis includes the following:
- a CDS encoding LysM peptidoglycan-binding domain-containing protein, whose translation MSLRDKYAAAIHVAKSVGMQGAAEEANGRLQFKGTVTSEDDKNKIWDALKSVPTWKDELNAQIDVVKPTAITYTVQSGDTLSKIAKAHLGDANAYMKIFDANKDQLSDPDKIKVGQVLTIPSA comes from the coding sequence ATGAGCTTGCGCGATAAGTACGCCGCCGCCATTCATGTGGCCAAGTCCGTGGGTATGCAAGGAGCGGCCGAGGAGGCCAACGGCCGCCTGCAGTTCAAGGGGACCGTGACGTCGGAGGACGACAAGAACAAGATCTGGGACGCACTCAAGAGCGTGCCGACGTGGAAGGACGAGCTGAACGCCCAGATCGACGTGGTCAAGCCCACTGCGATCACCTATACCGTCCAGTCGGGCGATACACTCAGCAAGATCGCGAAGGCCCACCTTGGTGATGCCAACGCGTACATGAAGATTTTCGACGCCAACAAGGATCAGCTGTCCGACCCGGACAAGATCAAGGTCGGCCAGGTCCTCACGATTCCTTCGGCGTAG